A region of Papilio machaon chromosome 22, ilPapMach1.1, whole genome shotgun sequence DNA encodes the following proteins:
- the LOC106715104 gene encoding neuropeptides capa receptor gives MAEVFLRPNETEEHFYERCTNASIFDCSEAEMLWCMMGPRRLPLSRIVPLSAVLLLIFLSGVVGNAAVCVVIVRHPAMHTDTNYYLFSLALSDLLLLLFGLPNDLWVYWHQYPYSFGVVFCKFRALISEAASYVSVLTIVAFTLERYLAICHPLHIYAVAGLRRALRIVAALWALSLFAAAPFAYYTTVNYHHYPPGSGNASLESAFCAMLELPSWYICELSSLFFFILPGIIILCLYVRMGLRIRYVMGSTQPPMPGSPGTLHGVNGSVHGEARQAQSRKNIIRMLAAVVIAFYVCWAPFHFQRLFFIYGTGSQHYHAINESLFNVAGVFYYISATVNPILYNSMSRRYKAAFRETLCCKKVKRSTSRYCRDHSSIYETSVNHTSEGGHLVRVRSHSHERRHRLETRARRNSCYGAETSLYENRTRNNRRYNAV, from the exons ATGGCTGAAGTCTTCTTGCGGCCGAACGAGACGGAGGAGCATTTCTATGAGCGGTGCACAAACGCGAGCATATTTGACTGCTCGGAGGCGGAGATGCTGTGGTGCATGATGGGTCCCCGGCGGCTGCCGCTTAGTCGTATCGTACCGCTTTCCGCCGTGCTGCTGCTGATCTTCCTGAGCGGCGTGGTGGGCAATGCGGCCGTGTGTGTTGTCATCGTGCGTCATCCCGCCATGCATACAGACACCAACTACTACTTGTTCAGTCTCGCTCTCAGTGATCTGCTTCTACTGCtatttg GTTTGCCCAACGACCTGTGGGTGTACTGGCACCAGTACCCCTACAGCTTCGGCGTCGTCTTCTGCAAGTTCCGCGCGCTCATATCTGAAGC GGCATCTTACGTGTCGGTGCTGACGATCGTGGCTTTTACCTTAGAGCGGTACTTGGCCATATGCCACCCGCTGCACATCTACGCGGTGGCGGGGCTACGCCGTGCGCTGCGCATCGTGGCCGCGCTGTGGGCTCTTTCATTGTTTGCCGCCGCACCCTTCGCCTACTACACCACCGTCAACTACCACCATTATCCCCCCG GTTCAGGAAATGCATCGCTGGAGTCCGCCTTTTGCGCGATGCTGGAGCTGCCGTCGTGGTACATCTGCGAGCTGAGCAGCCTGTTCTTCTTTATCTTACCGGGCATCATCATCCTCTGCCTCTACGTCCGCATGGGACTTCGCATCAGGTATGTCATGGG ATCGACACAGCCTCCGATGCCGGGCAGCCCGGGCACGCTGCATGGCGTCAACGGCAGCGTGCACGGCGAGGCGCGCCAGGCGCAGTCTCGCAAGAACATCATCAGGATGCTTG CTGCGGTGGTGATAGCGTTCTACGTGTGCTGGGCGCCGTTTCATTTCCAACGACTGTTCTTCATCTACGGCACGGGCTCGCAGCACTACCACGCCATCAACGAGAGCCTCTTCAACGTCGCCGGTGTTTTCTACTACATCTCTGCTACCGTCAACCCCATACTATACAACAGCATGAGCCGACG ATATAAAGCGGCGTTCCGAGAGACCCTTTGCTGCAAGAAGGTGAAGAGGTCCACCAGCAGGTACTGCAGAGATCACTCCAGCATCTACGAGACGTCCGTCAATCACACATCAGAGGGAGGACACCTTGTGCGCGTGCGGTCCCACAGCCATGAGCGCCGGCACCGGCTCGAGACCCGCGCGAGACGCAACAGCTGCTACGGCGCGGAGACCAGCCTCTACGAGAACAGAACAAGAAATAACAGAAGATACAACGCAGTTTAG